GTGTCAGGACTTTCAGGCAAAAAACAATGGATGCCGTCCATCCCCTTCAGCGTGAAAATTCGTCAGCGCACGACGGCGGGGCGCCCCGGACGGGGGAGCGGTCATGGTGCCGCGTTGCGTAGTGCCTGCCCTCGCGTTGTTGAAAATAATGGCGACGTGCGGACCGGCATCGCGGCTTCCCGGGAACCCAGGCGGCCTCGAACCATGCAGTGAAAATCAGTCGCCGGTTGCCGGCCGCACGGCACGGGAACGATGTCCGAAGGCGGCCGGCGGCCCTATCCGTCGCGGGGCCCGGCGTGGTTAAGTGCTGTGGCGCGGGTTACACAACCGCGCAGCAGCGACCCCAAGGACAAACAATGACACACGAAAGACCCTCACTCAGGACACGAATGGCCGGCGTGGGGACCGCCGCCGTCGTGGCCGGTTCCCTCCTCCTCAGCGCCGCGCCCGCGGCCCTGGCCGGGGAACAGGCCGTGGACAGCAAAGCCACTGCCAAGACGCCCGCCATCTACCCCGTGCCACAATCCGTCGTCAGCCAGGGCCGCGACGTGCCCCTGAACGGCAAGGTCACCCTGGTGGTGGGCCAGGCCACGGACAAGCCGGCGATCATCTCGGCGACGGCGCTGCTGAAGGAATCAAGCCACAACGTCACCGTGGCGCTCGATGACAGCAACGTCAAAAACGGCAGCGTCGTCTACCTCGGCACACCGCAGAGCAACCCCGAAGTGGCCGACGCCCTGGGCGCCCTGGGCGTGGACGCGGCACCGACGCTCACGCACGCCGAAGGTTATGTGCTGGCGACCGGAACGGTCAAGGGCCGCAGCGCAGCGGTGCTGGCCGGGGCCGACGGCAGCGGCAGCTTCTACGCCGTCCAGACACTGCGCCAGGTGATCAGCGACAAGGACATTGCGCCCGTCCGGGTCAGGGACTGGCCGCTGATGAGCGTGCGCGGCACGGTGGAGGGCTTTTACGGCATCCCGTGGTCCCACCAGGCCCGGCTGGACCAGTTCGCCTTCTACGGCCAGGAGAAGATGAACACCTACATCTACTCGCCCAAGGATGATCCGCTGCTGCGCGCCCAGTGGCGTGAGCTGTACACCGGCGACCAGCTGGCGCAGCTGAAGGACCTCATCGACACGGCCACGGCGAACCACGTGAAGTTCACCTACGCGCTCTCGCCCGGCAACGACATCTGCTACTCGAATCCGGCGGACCTGGCCTCCACGGTGGCCAAGTTCGAGTCGCTGTACGCGCTCGGGGTCCACAACTTCTACATCGCCCTGGACGACATCTCCCCGTACCTGCAGTGCGCCGCGGACAAGGCCATGTTCCCCAAGGGCAACTTCCGGGGACTTGCCGACGCCCAGGCCTACTACCTGAACGCCGTCAACGCCGCGTTCATCAAGAAGCACCCCGACGTCGGGCCCCTGGAGATGGTGCCCACCAACTATGCCGGATCGGGGGCCGCCCCCTACAAGGCCGAGCTTGGCGCGACCATGGACAAGGACATCCTGCTGCAGTGGACCGGTGAAAATGTGGTCTCGCACCGGATCACCACGGCCAGCACCAAGGCCGCCCAGGTCACCTACGGCACGGCAGCCGATCCCCGGGGACTGTTCATCTGGGACAACTACCCGGTCAACGACTTTGCCAAGAACAAGCTGTTCATGGCGCCGCTGATCGGCCGCGACGCCGACCTTTACACGGCCACGAGCGGCATCACGGCGAACCCGATGATCGAGTCGTACGCGTCGCTGCCCACGCTGTTCAACTTCGCCGACTTCACCTGGAACGGCCCGGCCTATCAGCCCAAGCCGTCCATGGCCGCGGCCCTGAAGCTGCTGGCCGGCAGCAACAAGGGCGCCGTGGAGTCCCTCACCGCCTTTGCCGACCTGAACCAGAACTGGCAAGACGACCCGCTCACCCCGAGCGCACCCGCACTGTCCGCCGACGTCGCGTCCTTCTGGGCCGCGTACGACGCCGGGGCCTTCCCCGCCCGTTCGGCGCTCGCCGCGAGGGCCTCACTGATCCAGCACATGCCCAAGGTCCTGGCCAAGATTGCCTCGGCCGGCTTCTACGCCGACACGAAGCACTGGATCGACACCGCCGCCAACTGGGGAGACGCCACCCAGGACGCCCTGGACATGC
This genomic stretch from Arthrobacter dokdonellae harbors:
- a CDS encoding beta-N-acetylglucosaminidase domain-containing protein, with protein sequence MTHERPSLRTRMAGVGTAAVVAGSLLLSAAPAALAGEQAVDSKATAKTPAIYPVPQSVVSQGRDVPLNGKVTLVVGQATDKPAIISATALLKESSHNVTVALDDSNVKNGSVVYLGTPQSNPEVADALGALGVDAAPTLTHAEGYVLATGTVKGRSAAVLAGADGSGSFYAVQTLRQVISDKDIAPVRVRDWPLMSVRGTVEGFYGIPWSHQARLDQFAFYGQEKMNTYIYSPKDDPLLRAQWRELYTGDQLAQLKDLIDTATANHVKFTYALSPGNDICYSNPADLASTVAKFESLYALGVHNFYIALDDISPYLQCAADKAMFPKGNFRGLADAQAYYLNAVNAAFIKKHPDVGPLEMVPTNYAGSGAAPYKAELGATMDKDILLQWTGENVVSHRITTASTKAAQVTYGTAADPRGLFIWDNYPVNDFAKNKLFMAPLIGRDADLYTATSGITANPMIESYASLPTLFNFADFTWNGPAYQPKPSMAAALKLLAGSNKGAVESLTAFADLNQNWQDDPLTPSAPALSADVASFWAAYDAGAFPARSALAARASLIQHMPKVLAKIASAGFYADTKHWIDTAANWGDATQDALDMLQAVKDNDGAALVKARTKLNAAVAAAGAATQPTQSGADQGLVVPQVGDGVFQAFVAKAKSVADAWLGAVPAAGTAPKAVTSMQAYGNNVPANMFDGDTGTIFWTNNTPVVGDTIGADLGAPASITAVKIQQSDSDIVQADMMYHAKLQYSVDGTTWTDAGTFDNAPVINATFATPVTARYVRIVATAVNPGGKWIKIREFTVSTVPAGITSTIAPAAGSTLSAAVDGRVDTAWTGARAAVLGDNVTQLFDARTVPSVTVVGTASGTVQVQRGGVWAKAGKLKAGYTKVTVGGSPVTGVRLALDRGPAPVINEIILGAAQ